One region of Chanodichthys erythropterus isolate Z2021 chromosome 24, ASM2448905v1, whole genome shotgun sequence genomic DNA includes:
- the LOC137014856 gene encoding uncharacterized protein: MSASDSDYSIDWLASDDEDNDSELESDCTKVQGQTTLPKSPASGVVQGVQTCQSLPKRNGDKGEVMDKENMSSRGSSPSSCNSSDYSEDGSHSHLGQGDRNNYSRCPESPVGKKRQALKRTRSSMVPEQRERQLTPEQMEKDRLFACKCLELQCYIHPLSSILNGLRSGRYRERLSTFQESVAMDRIQRIMGVLQNPCMGERYVNIILKMEEMLKNWFPHIKPQRSGQASTAVLMEETTPSKKPKLSPATSPLLTGIANPATTSALSMGNKAMRVSDLTPPGPYSATNLKWLHTSPICSPTAEQAQGTVRNFLTAHRDRDATQDNSVSSSTDRLCKIESAPSRPPPAKINAPCLERLLKSTESIITQKGPVGLGGMAAGGWS, translated from the exons ATGTCAGCTTCAGATTCGGACTATTCCATTGACTGGCTGGCCAGTGACGATGAGGACAACGATAGCGAGTTAGAATCAGACTGTACCAAAGTGCAGGGACAAACCACCTTGCCAAAATCCCCCGCCTCGGGGGTCGTCCAGGGGGTCCAAACTTGCCAGTCGCTCCCAAAGAGGAATGGAGATAAAGGGGAGGTAATGGACAAAGAAAACATGAGCTCTCGGGGAAGTTCTCCTTCTAGCTGCAATAGTTCTGACTACAGCGAGGACGGCAGCCATTCTCACCTGGGACAAGGGGATCGGAACAATTACAGCCGTTGCCCCGAGAGCCCTGTAGGCAAAAAGAGGCAGGCGCTGAAGAGAACACGGAGCTCCATGGTGCCGGAGCAAAGGGAGAGGCAGCTCACACCTGAACAAATGGAGAAAGACAGGCTGTTCGCATGCAAG TGCTTGGAGCTGCAGTGTTACATTCACCCACTGTCCTCAATCCTTAATGGCCTCCGCTCGGGCAGATACAGAGAAC GCCTCAGCACTTTCCAAGAGAGCGTGGCCATGGATCGCATCCAGAGGATAATGGGGGTCCTGCAGAATCCCTGCATGGG AGAAAGATATGTCAACATCATTTTGAAAATGGAGGAAATGTTGAAGAACTGGTTCCCTCACATAAAACCTCAACGAAGCGGACAGGCCAGCACTGCAGTGCTGATGGAGGAGACGACCCCATCTAAGAAACCCAAG TTGTCTCCAGCTACATCTCCCCTGCTCACTGGCATTGCAAACCCTGCAACCACAAGTGCCCTTTCCATGGGTAACAAGGCAATGAGAGTCAGCGACCTCACACCCCCAGGGCCCTACTCTGCAACCAACCTAAAATGGCTCCACACATCACCCATCTGCTCCCCAACAGCTGAACAGGCTCAGGGGACGGTTCGGAACTTTCTAACGGCTCACAGGGACAGGGACGCGACGCAGGACAACTCTGTGTCCTCCAGCACGGACCGTCTGTGTAAGATAGAGTCTGCTCCCAGTCGACCACCTCCGGCCAAGATTAACGCGCCATGCCTTGAGAGACTTCTTAAATCCACAGAGAGTATCATCACCCAGAAAGGCCCAGTAGGCTTGGGTGGCATGGCAGCTGGTGGATGGTCCTAG